The DNA sequence tctctgCTTGCTCTTTCTCCTACTAACAAATTAGATTATCTCCGGAGCTCAATACAAGAGCAATTCTAGCATGCAAAAAACTctaaatattctaaaaatttaataacttttataatgtctattttctttattttagaaCACCATTTATAAACAATCAAGTCTCAATTTGTTAGAATGATAAAATACCAGCCATAACTTCTTTCATTGTGAGATAAACACCTTTCAATTTAAAAGAATCTAATTACTCATGATATCTTTAATATGAGAATGAAATATTTTATTAACTCAAATGCTTTTGTTACaataggaacctaattaaaagaaattataatgatttaaagactcaattaaaaaatataaagagtTAAGTACAAATTTAATAAGATTATAggaccaataaaataattaaacttaaatttaattttcagaaAATAAATTCGTTAGagatgatttatttttttattttaattttaaaaaaagaatttattagaataaattatttttttatttataatcttTTAAAATACAGTTTGCTAggataatttttttagattttttaaaaatacaataccCCATAGCAAACACCATATTTCTAATAACAATATTAcatcattcttttaagaattaccaaacttagaattttatataaattaagaaTTCACTATCATATTCTATAAATGTTAACAATTAGATCAATTAAAAAAAGATGTGCTTTAAATTTATTAGAACACTAATATTCTAATTTTAACTTTCCATGATAAACTATCTGTAGTCTGTTAATTTTTTCCCTATTTttgtttctcatttttttaattcttaacaTTTTAATCACATAACTTAAATGTATTAAATTTCAATCcaataattgattaaaaaggCAAAAATCTGTTTCAAAATTGATATTTTGGTTCCAgaagtaaatttttatttaaaatgatcTATTTTgacaaagaataaaaacaaaaaatagaccATATTTGACAAACTTCTCTTAAATgaactgaatttttattttaaaaattgtatatgCTTAATATataggctaatttttttatataaaaaaatatttgtatttttgttaaaaataaaattatttagtataattatatgtGGGTAAATTTTGTAGATAGAAAGTCAACACGTAAGATGCGTGTGCGTATTAGACTGTGTACGTGTTGACTCTCCATCGTTCTGTCAAGACGCACACGCAAAATACGTATTAGATATGTGTCATCATCCTGACGAGACCTAAAATGTTTGTTGAACACCTTTTTTTTATACTTCTATAATACTATAATActgtaatatattttaaatattaatatttaaccaaaatactattttcttccctattaaaaataatttctctaaTATATAATTTACTCTTTACTTAATTGGATGAGCTTAACCAGTTTGACACCTCTAATAAGCCGAAGCGTGGCAGTGGCAGTTAAGGGCAATTAGGAGTGAATGAATATGAATATGAATGTGATGACGATAAATCCAAAGAGAAGGAGAGGATAGTGTGTGTGGTGCCatgtgagaaagagagagagatataGTCGTACTGGCAACAGTAACAGTAACAGATTACACAGAGAGAGACACACACAAGAGCCAGTGCTGATATCAGAGAGAAAAAGTGGAGCCCACAAAAGTGCAGAAGGGGGACCTCGCTCCTCAACTTGGGTTCCCCAGCCACTAGAATAGCGACACCCTGTACCCAGCTGTATCCCACCCTCTCCCCCCCCCCTCTCTtctctattctcttctctttccccATTTCTTTATGCATTGCTCTCTTCAACTAATTCCAAACCCATGAACCCATCACTCCCCAACGCCACTACCTCCATGACCCTTTGCCATTTCCTTCAATAGcatttttcattttctctattttttcttccCTTCTCAGTAATGGATCCTTGCCCCTTCGTCCGCCTCACCGTCGGCAACCTTGCACTCAAGATTCCCGTTGCTTCCAAACCTGCTCGCTCCCTTGTTCATCCTTCCTCTTCTCCATGTTTCTGCAAAATCAAACTCAAGAATTTTCCAGTACAGTCCGCCGTCGTTCCCTTTATTCCACCGGAGAGTAACGTCCCGGATAACCAGGTTCAGCCAATCGCTGCCACGTTTCACCTCGGAAAGCTCGATCTCGACCGTCTCGCTGGGAAATCCATCTTCGCTGGCAAGCTCTGCCTTAAAATCTCGATCTACACCGGCCGGAGAGGCACCACCTGCGGCGTCAACGCTGGGAGGCTGCTAGGAAAAGTTTCTGTCCCGCTCGACCAACTGGCCGGAACGGTGTCGAAGGCCACCGTGTTCCACAGCGGGTGGATCAGTGTGGGAAAGGAAGCCAAAGGCTCTACCGCGCAGTTCCATCTGAATGTGAAGGCTGAACCCGATCCTAGGTTCGTTTTCCAATTCGACGGCGAACCAGAATGCAGCCCGCAAGTTTTTCAGATCCAAGGCAACATTTCACAACCTGTCTTCACCTGCAAGTTTAGCTTTAGAAACACCGGCGACCGAAATCAACGGTCCAGGTTAGCACAATAGCACTTTTAGCCTCACGAATTATGAATGTGCTTGGTTAGTTAACTTAGTTTCAAACTTTGAATTCTGTTTTGATGGTCAATTTAGGGATTTTAGAACACAGTAACAGCTTTTGTTAACGTGGCGGTTATGAATTCTGTTACTCGCAGGTCGTTACAGTCGGAGGCGGGAAGTTCTAGAAGCTGGTTGAGCTCGTTTGGGAGTGAGAGAGAACGGCCTGGGAAGGAGCGTAAGGGATGGTCGATAACGGTTCATGATCTCTCCGGTTCGCCAGTCGCGGCAGCTTCAATGGTCACGCCGTTCGTCGCTTCGCCCGGTTCGGACCGGGTAAGCTGTTCAAACCCCGGTTCGTGGCTCATCCTTCGGCCCGGTGATGGTACGTGGAAGCCGTGGGGGAGACTCGAGGCGTGGCGCGAGCGCGGCGGCTCCGACGGCCTCGGTTATCGATTCGAGCTTATTCCAGACACGAACGGCGGCATGAGCGCTGCCGGAATAGTCCTTGCCGAGTCAACGCTTAGTTCAAACAAGGGAGGGAAGTTCGTCATCGATTTAAGCTCGCGCGTCGGGTCCGGCGGTTCCAACGGTCGCGCCACGCCGGGGAGCGCGACGTCGCCGGTGTGCAGCCCGAGGAGTAGCGGCGACTATGGTTACGGGCTTTGGCCTTATTGCATGTACAGAGGGTTCGTGATGTCGGCGAGCGTGGAGGGTGAAGGGAGGTGCAGCAAGCCAACGGTGGAGGTTAGCGTTCCGCACGTGAACTGCACGGAGGATGCAGCGGCGTTCGTGGCGTTGGCCGCTGCCGTTGATCTGAGCGTGGATGCCTGCAGGCTTTTCTCTCAGCGGCTGAGGAAGGAGCTGTGCCAGCAAATGGAGTCGCTTGGCTGATTCCGCATTGCGCTGTCGTTTCGTGCTTTTGCCCCCTGTCGTTTTATTCCTTtgtattttttgttctttttaattGGGGTTTTTCATTTTGAGTGAGGAGAGGGTACTAACAAACAATTTACAGGCTGTACAGGGAAAGAGAGACTAGTAGAGTACTAGAGTGCGCTCTTTGTATTCACGTGTggcttttttctttgattttctctcccttttttttcgtCAATTATGGGAAATCAAGAaaaagcttttttattttttttttcttgttattacGTATATGTAATTTTTGCACAACTCTTGAACTGACTCATCACTCACGTGTGTCATAGTCTTCTATTTTTTCTAAAATGTTTTTCTGTATATATTTGGAGTCACTTTTAGCTGTAAGCATTGGTAATTTTGGAATACATTGCTTTGTTAGTACATTGATATGGATATTCATACCAATGATTCTGTTTAAGGGAAGTAAAATTTACAAGCATGAACTAGCACGGACAGACACGTGAATCTTCATTTCGAATTACTACCAAGTAGTGACTTTTACTATTCCTTAATACAGCTGTTaaagtggtggtggtggagtaATTAATGAGGGTTTATGGGaatgaattttgattttttgaatagcGGTAGTACATACGTGCGTGCAATAGGGTAATGGGGGATAGCTAGCTGTAACGCAGTGTAACGTGCGGACTCAGATTGAGTTCCGGCGTGCTTTAAGGGATATAAAATAATGAGAAATTAGGCACATAATCATATGAGTTCTTGTGGCATAACTCATGGGATTTGGAGTGGTTCGTGCTATTCTATTAATAATTGGCGGGGAACCGTAAAGTGCTACCTCCTACTCCAACCTTGACTTGCCACCAAAGCACGTATGCATTACGCACATTACTATAATActctaattttttactaatttgaATTCATATCGGATTCTCTTTGGTGCACGAGCGCCAGCAAAATGAATTCATTTCAAATATGGtttaattattcaaataattaataatcattaCTGTGAGATGATTGGGCAGCGCATTTGTAGGGTACAGAGCATTGAGGTTGGTGGTGGCGCACTGATGTGTATGTGTGCTGTATAGGGTGGTCCAATGCATTTTTATGATATACCATACCATGCCATCACTTTTGGCACCAAACTTTGCCCACTGCCCCCAGGGACCAATCTCATATCCAAATACATATTTTAGTAGATACAACCAAAGCTTAAAAAGAAACCCACTTATAGTCAAATATTAATAACAATGCCATTTGTTTATGTCTTTATGAATGTAGCCAGAGTAGGTTTATGGTGGGTGAACATTGGTTAGTTAGGATACAATCTCTCAAGGTGAAAACTTTCACCTAAACTTATTGTCATATGTAGCCATGTAGGTTTTTTATATTGGGAATTTCTACtgatttattttcaatattaacATTGGAACTTTATTACATCTTCATCTAATTATATAGCACTACATTCCACAtatgttataataataatttttttaaatattaaatgttGACGTGACAAGACATGACATTTAATTTGTCATgttgaataaaaataagaacaaaaaattcTAAGACTAACAATTTTTATGCCATTCAGCATTTTTAGTTATGACTGTATTTATACTAAtactattaattatttattcgaattttttttacattagtAAATTTGTTagttaattattagttgaaaataataaattttactaactCTATAATATTgttgtaaaaataaatataacagaGGACAAAAAACTTGTTTAAATCTTTAAGTTTACAATATCGGTTGATACTAATTAGGTAAAAACTCaaatgcagtcgacttcacgtgaagttgataggtgagagccgttagatgatttgactgatttgactaaattttcatctaacggctcttagctataaacttcacgtgaagtcgactgcacctgagttttcacctccTAATTAATTTGAAAATGTATTTGTTCCCTAGTTAGTGTATATAGAGCGTGGTGAGACTCTAGGAAAATGAAATTTGAGAAGCATTACTATGTTAGTAAAAGGATAGGTTAGGTGAGAGAGATGTGGGGGTGAGTGAGTTGGAGAGGGCGTGTTAGGGGagtgaaaattgaaattgaaggcTTGGTAGTTAAGTATCGATCATATGGTGTGTTGTATTGTATTGTTTGTGTGTGGCATGGGTTTTGGTCCCCTTTGTGAGTGTTATGGAGGGACTTGTTTGTCACAGCCTTTTATTGGAAAGTGATGAGGTGTAATTGCAAGAGAAATAACTAATAAGGAACCATTTCACTGAACAAACACATGATCTATGTTCTCACGTGATTCAAATAGTCTCTTCTCTGCCACTGcccacagaaaaaaaaaaaaaaaactaaatagtaATACCATATCAAAATCAAATGAACCAATGGATGCAATGCTCAATATTCTTGTTGACTATTGACTTCGTCATGTGATTCACCCTGACCTTTCATCTTGGTTTTCCAATTTTTCAATAGCCAATTTTATGGTGTTTAaattttgtctaatttattttttttgtaataaattttaatttttaaaaattatttatttatatattttttaaattaaatattaattttttattttttttaataaatagacacTACTTTTTAAgtactataatatttttttttttcaatttattttgatCATTTTGTTTAGAGTATGGTGAGTGTTATTCTCCTAAATGTTAATAATAACAATTTTCGCATTGGGTACTGTTTCTGCCTAGTAAGTTTCAGAAGAGGTATAATTCGTCTAGTCTAAGGTTAAACTCGTTTTAATCTGGCAGGATAAGGTATACGTCGGCTTCCAAAGAACGGCGGCGGTGGATACCTACAAAGACACTCTAATGCTCAAGTCTGAAAGAGAGTAAGAAGAATATATATTGCAATTTAGAGTGCATAGCGtaccttctttttttttgtgcctcctcttatataatggattatgttgtATTTTTGCCCTATAGTGTGGCTAGCTTGTTTGACCTATCCTCCCCGATTCAATATATTTCGAAGGTTGCATATAaccatctcctttcttttctccGTGTTAGGATAAGGATccctttgttttctattttatttagcaTGTTGCGGATTTATAGTATTAACGGGTATGAGCTATAACAGATGGATCATAGGCCCCGAAGCCGAATGAAAATATAGAGATAAAATGATAGTAGAGCTTTTAGTAAATAATATATCTTCATCAAGTTTGTTAGCTATAGCTGATCTGCTCGAGTAGGAGACTGATACAGAGGCTATGATTGAGTATTTAGGTACAAATGTAAAAAGTTCCTTATTTGTGGGATATAGTTTTTGGACTTCGTATTGATTTGTATTTTTGTATGTTTGCAGGTGAGGAGGCGCCAAAAACCACAGTGAGCAGTTTGCGTGCCTTTTTCAAAGCAAAAAACATGGAGAGGGAGGGATCCACTAATAATGTGAAAACTGAAGTAGGAGCCGAGGTGGACGAACCTTCTCCCCGAAAAAAGGTCAGTTATAAGATGAAGGGGATAAAGAGAAGTTGATGGATTTGACCGAGACTAAATTTGGTGATAAAGAGGTTAATCTGGGAGAAGTGAAAAGGCTTACTGAAAATTAGAAAGCTTTACATGGGTATAAAGGAGATGAAGATCTCACATCCATGTGGACTGAGCATTTTCCTTTTATACTAACATTGATGAGTATGGTTAGTTTTCTGCCGATATGAAACTTATTCACAATGTGGGTGATGTAGGAGTGGTTCAGTATTGGCATTTGTGATATTTTGAATGAATACCGCTCTAATATGTTGCATGTTTTAATTGTGGGATTTTGTGAATTGTTATTCGGTTTTGGATTGCATAGTTAGTTTGATTAGTTTCGAAATATATTGCAAAAGGTAATACCAGCTGGTTTGAATTTGATATTTGTTAATAGTTTACTTTAAAAATTTGCAATTGCTCGAATAAGTGATATCGGTTTGAACGTAGGTAATTCGTCCTATTAGTCGTACGACCTATAGGTCGGTGcgagaatgaaaaatagaaaataataataaagattagCAATTTTAAGGAATAGTGTTGTATTGATGAGGATCCTTCATGGTTAAAGAATAGGGGTGTGCCTCGTTAAAATCTCTCACGGCAAAATTCAATTTAGGGATAAAATCCAAGTAGTAGGAAAAAAAGTACATCATCTTATCCTGACATATAGAATTAGCTATAATATATCTTTAAAGAAGAGATGTTTCATGTGCTTGACAGGTTGTTGCCCTCTAATATTTGTAATTTGTATGCTCCTCGTCCAATGACCTTTGATATTCGGAATGGGCCTTCCCAATTGCGCTGAGTTTACCGTGACCTTGTGATTTTTGTGCTTCTTCTATTTTTCTGAGAATGAGATGTCCTTCATAGAATGACCTTGACTTGatctttttgttatatttttgagCCATAGCAAGTTGTGTTGTGCGTTATTGAATTAATGCTTGATCTCGTATTTCTTTTATTGAGTTCAGTTCGGTGGCTCTTAGCTCGGCGTTTGCTTCATCATTGAAGATATTTGTTCAACTAGACTGATGTGAGAGACTTTAACGGGTATCATGGCCTCACAATCATATACCAATCGGAAATGAGTCTCTTTTGTTGCTGAGTATTCAGTTGTGTTATAGCTCCACGATATTTCTGGAATGAATTCGGTCCATTGTCCTTTGGaatcatccaatttttttttcgtaATGGCTGCAATATAACTTTATTGGTAGTCTTAGCTAAGTCATTAGTCTAAGGGTGTTTTACAGATGAAAATTGATGAACAatcttaaaattttgtaaaacttgttaaatttttttaacgaATTGTCTACCATTGTTAGTGATAATGGAATGAGGTATACCGAATCTGCATATTATGTTTTTTCAAACAAAAGATATCATCTTTTTAGAATTGATTTTTGTTAAAGTAGTAACgattaaaattttgacttgaccTGGTATTTGTGGAAAAGAATCGAGGATATCTAGCCCCCACTTACTAATGGGTCAGCTTACTTCCGATGGGTGTAGCTGCTCGGCCGGATTGTGAATGATTGGGACATGACGTTGATAACGATCGCAATGTTTGACCTTGTTCATGCAATCCCTTTGTAATGTAGGCCAGTAGTATCATGCTCTAAGGATTTTAGATGTTAGGCTTCTGCCCTCTATGTGTATGTCATATACCCCCTCATGGACCTCAT is a window from the Arachis hypogaea cultivar Tifrunner chromosome 17, arahy.Tifrunner.gnm2.J5K5, whole genome shotgun sequence genome containing:
- the LOC112764464 gene encoding uncharacterized protein — its product is MDPCPFVRLTVGNLALKIPVASKPARSLVHPSSSPCFCKIKLKNFPVQSAVVPFIPPESNVPDNQVQPIAATFHLGKLDLDRLAGKSIFAGKLCLKISIYTGRRGTTCGVNAGRLLGKVSVPLDQLAGTVSKATVFHSGWISVGKEAKGSTAQFHLNVKAEPDPRFVFQFDGEPECSPQVFQIQGNISQPVFTCKFSFRNTGDRNQRSRSLQSEAGSSRSWLSSFGSERERPGKERKGWSITVHDLSGSPVAAASMVTPFVASPGSDRVSCSNPGSWLILRPGDGTWKPWGRLEAWRERGGSDGLGYRFELIPDTNGGMSAAGIVLAESTLSSNKGGKFVIDLSSRVGSGGSNGRATPGSATSPVCSPRSSGDYGYGLWPYCMYRGFVMSASVEGEGRCSKPTVEVSVPHVNCTEDAAAFVALAAAVDLSVDACRLFSQRLRKELCQQMESLG